A genome region from Brassica oleracea var. oleracea cultivar TO1000 chromosome C2, BOL, whole genome shotgun sequence includes the following:
- the LOC106323633 gene encoding uncharacterized protein LOC106323633 translates to MAHIELVFLSMTDETLLMVIRFGDQVSDMYMTKEAKYSFVHLHVCDCDITVNKMEGNSFLFRMPCPNARRRILKQSLWQIDGQTMFVAKWSLGIQQVRPELEMVLVWLEFTGVPLQFFNRDALKEIAGMVGHPLCLHPATENLTNIEVAKVYTVIDPRKPLTEFVNARFESGDTRRIAVSSPWLPSLCSFCKNFGHTITRCKNAPKTCLTCNSVKHSTASCPRTNQSAPSKEKLEKKEGKRPVKSLLPIVGQPPKTGLKTTDKGAKPPARNLTSDPPKAKTAGAQPSKKRPASSLPPAPVIQLPPPGSLDRSGSTGSVSHDLSKGSLYVDLSSNGCRVEQQQSSMDSSYDTSHSEEEDSPDNPEDDSDEFIEFFSKRYKKRAKARGRGPLIL, encoded by the coding sequence ATGGCACACATAGAACTTGTTTTCTTGTCTATGACGGACGAGACTCTATTGATGGTGATAAGGTTCGGCGATCAGGTCTCAGACATGTATATGACAAAAGAAGCAAAATATTCATTTGTGCATTTGCATGTATGTGACTGTGACATCACCGTTAACAAGATGGAAGGAAACTCTTTTCTCTTCCGCATGCCCTGTCCCAATGCAAGGCGTCGCATCCTAAAGCAAAGCTTGTGGCAAATTGATGGCCAAACCATGTTTGTAGCAAAATGGTCTCTTGGTATCCAACAAGTCAGACCAGAGCTGGAAATGGTTCTAGTTTGGCTAGAGTTTACAGGGGTTCCTCTCCAATTCTTCAACAGAGATGCCCTCAAAGAGATCGCTGGAATGGTTGGACACCCTCTGTGCCTGCACCCTGCCACAGAAAATCTCACCAATATAGAGGTTGCTAAGGTTTACACCGTCATTGACCCGAGGAAACCGCTCACAGAGTTCGTCAATGCTCGGTTTGAGAGTGGAGATACCAGGAGAATAGCTGTCTCCAGTCCTTGGCTCCCTTCACTTTGTTCCTTCTGCAAGAACTTTGGACATACTATCACAAGATGTAAAAATGCTCCTAAAACTTGCTTAACTTGCAACTCAGTGAAGCACTCTACTGCCTCATGCCCTCGTACTAATCAATCAGCACCCTCTAAAGAAAAGCTTGAGAAGAAGGAGGGAAAGAGGCCGGTAAAAAGCCTCCTCCCCATCGTGGGTCAACCACCGAAGACAGGGTTGAAAACCACTGACAAGGGAGCTAAGCCACCTGCCCGAAACCTCACGTCTGATCCTCCAAAGGCTAAGACCGCTGGAGCTCAACCCTCAAAAAAGAGGCCAGCCAGTTCTCTCCCCCCTGCCCCTGTGATTCAATTGCCACCCCCTGGCTCTCTTGATCGCTCTGGAAGCACTGGCTCCGTCTCTCATGATCTATCTAAGGGAAGCTTATATGTGGATCTCTCATCTAATGGATGTCGTGTTGAGCAACAGCAGTCTAGCATGGATTCTTCCTATGATACTTCACACTCTGAAGAAGAGGACAGCCCAGACAACCCCGAAGACGATAGCGATGAGTTCATTGAATTCTTCTCTAAGAGGTACAAGAAGCGTGCGAAAGCCAGGGGTAGAGGCCCTTTAATCCTCTAA
- the LOC106325801 gene encoding SNF1-related protein kinase regulatory subunit gamma-1-like isoform X2, with translation MAGSESLDKEISSAVSSCEAYFEKVQSRKNLPKSLQETLNSAFAGIPVSSFPRVPGGRVIEIPAQTSVSEAVKILSDSKILSAPVINKDHKSSLDWRERYLGIIDYSSIILWVLESADFAAIALSATSATAAGVGAGAVGALGVAALGATGPVAAAGLAAAAVGAAVAGGVAADRGIGKDAPTAVDRLGKDFYQVILREEPFKSTTVRTILKSFRYAPFVPVCTESSMLSVLLLLSKYRLRNVPVIKPGEPDIKNYITQSAVVYGLEDCKGRDWFDHISSLPISELGLPFMSPKEVISIDSDEHILEAFKRMRDNNIGGLPVVDGTNKKIVGNISMRDIRYLLLQPEVFSNFRHLTCYKQFGFEVGASSLCRGGR, from the exons ATGGCGGGAAGTGAGAGTTTAGATAAGGAGATAAGCTCGGCGGTTTCTAGCTGCGAGGCGTATTTCGAAAAAGTTCAGTCGAGGAAGAACCTTCCTAAGTCTCTTCAAGAAACCCTTAACTCTGCCTTCGCTGGGATCCCCGTCTCCTCCTTCCCTCGAGTTCCCGGCGGCAGAG TGATTGAGATACCAGCGCAAACATCTGTGTCCGAAGCAGTAAAGATTCTTTCAGACAGCAAGATTCTCTCAGCTCCTGTGATAAACAAAGACCACAAGAGCTCCCTAGACTGGAGAGAGCGATATCTAGGAATCATTGACTACTCCTCCATCATCCTATGGGTTCTTGAGAGTGCAGATTTCGCTGCAATCGCATTATCAGCCACGTCAGCAACCGCTGCTGGTGTTGGCGCAGGAGCCGTTGGAGCTTTAGGTGTTGCAGCGCTCGGTGCAACTGGTCCTGTAGCTGCAGCGGGGCTAGCGGCTGCGGCGGTTGGAGCTGCCGTTGCTGGTGGTGTTGCAGCTGACCGTGGTATCGGAAAAGATGCTCCAACAGCTGTTGATAGGTTGGGAAAAGATTTTTATCAAGTCATTCTACGCGAAGAGCCTTTCAAATCAACCACT GTTAGAACGATACTAAAGTCCTTTAGATATGCTCCCTTTGTTCCGGTGTGTACAGAGAGTTCCATGTTGAGTGTTTTGTTGCTACTATCCAAGTACCGGTTAAGAAACGTCCCGGTGATTAAACCGGGTGAGCCAGATATCAAGAACTACATTACTCAATCTGCAGTTGTTTATGGTCTTGAAGACTGTAAAGGCAGAGATTGGTTCGATCACATTTCCTCTCTTCCCATTTCTGAACTCGGCCTCCCTTTCATGTCACCCAAGGAG GTTATTAGCATTGACAGCGACGAACATATTCTTGAAGCATTCAAGCGAATGAGAGACAACAACATTGGTGGTCTTCCTGTTGTTGATGGGACAAACAAGAAGATTGTTGGAAACATAAGCATGAGAGACATTAGATATCTGCTACTTCAACCTGAAGTCTTCTCTAACTTCAGGCATCTTACG TGTTATAAACAGTTTGGCTTCGAGGTCGGTGCATCGAGTTTATGTAGGGGAGGGAGATGA
- the LOC106325801 gene encoding SNF1-related protein kinase regulatory subunit gamma-1-like isoform X1, which yields MAGSESLDKEISSAVSSCEAYFEKVQSRKNLPKSLQETLNSAFAGIPVSSFPRVPGGRVIEIPAQTSVSEAVKILSDSKILSAPVINKDHKSSLDWRERYLGIIDYSSIILWVLESADFAAIALSATSATAAGVGAGAVGALGVAALGATGPVAAAGLAAAAVGAAVAGGVAADRGIGKDAPTAVDRLGKDFYQVILREEPFKSTTVRTILKSFRYAPFVPVCTESSMLSVLLLLSKYRLRNVPVIKPGEPDIKNYITQSAVVYGLEDCKGRDWFDHISSLPISELGLPFMSPKEVISIDSDEHILEAFKRMRDNNIGGLPVVDGTNKKIVGNISMRDIRYLLLQPEVFSNFRHLTVRNFTTKIATAGEEYGLAIPAITCRPDSTLGSVINSLASRSVHRVYVGEGDENELYGVITLRDVISCFVSEPPNHFENCLGFSVKEMLKR from the exons ATGGCGGGAAGTGAGAGTTTAGATAAGGAGATAAGCTCGGCGGTTTCTAGCTGCGAGGCGTATTTCGAAAAAGTTCAGTCGAGGAAGAACCTTCCTAAGTCTCTTCAAGAAACCCTTAACTCTGCCTTCGCTGGGATCCCCGTCTCCTCCTTCCCTCGAGTTCCCGGCGGCAGAG TGATTGAGATACCAGCGCAAACATCTGTGTCCGAAGCAGTAAAGATTCTTTCAGACAGCAAGATTCTCTCAGCTCCTGTGATAAACAAAGACCACAAGAGCTCCCTAGACTGGAGAGAGCGATATCTAGGAATCATTGACTACTCCTCCATCATCCTATGGGTTCTTGAGAGTGCAGATTTCGCTGCAATCGCATTATCAGCCACGTCAGCAACCGCTGCTGGTGTTGGCGCAGGAGCCGTTGGAGCTTTAGGTGTTGCAGCGCTCGGTGCAACTGGTCCTGTAGCTGCAGCGGGGCTAGCGGCTGCGGCGGTTGGAGCTGCCGTTGCTGGTGGTGTTGCAGCTGACCGTGGTATCGGAAAAGATGCTCCAACAGCTGTTGATAGGTTGGGAAAAGATTTTTATCAAGTCATTCTACGCGAAGAGCCTTTCAAATCAACCACT GTTAGAACGATACTAAAGTCCTTTAGATATGCTCCCTTTGTTCCGGTGTGTACAGAGAGTTCCATGTTGAGTGTTTTGTTGCTACTATCCAAGTACCGGTTAAGAAACGTCCCGGTGATTAAACCGGGTGAGCCAGATATCAAGAACTACATTACTCAATCTGCAGTTGTTTATGGTCTTGAAGACTGTAAAGGCAGAGATTGGTTCGATCACATTTCCTCTCTTCCCATTTCTGAACTCGGCCTCCCTTTCATGTCACCCAAGGAG GTTATTAGCATTGACAGCGACGAACATATTCTTGAAGCATTCAAGCGAATGAGAGACAACAACATTGGTGGTCTTCCTGTTGTTGATGGGACAAACAAGAAGATTGTTGGAAACATAAGCATGAGAGACATTAGATATCTGCTACTTCAACCTGAAGTCTTCTCTAACTTCAGGCATCTTACGGTGAGGAACTTCACTACAAAGATTGCTACTGCGGGAGAGGAATACGGTTTAGCTATTCCTGCGATAACATGTAGGCCTGATTCGACTTTGGGTAGTGTTATAAACAGTTTGGCTTCGAGGTCGGTGCATCGAGTTTATGTAGGGGAGGGAGATGAGAATGAGCTTTATGGAGTTATTACACTGAGGGATGTGATCTCTTGTTTCGTGTCAGAACCTCCCAACCACTTTGAAAACTGTCTTGGCTTCTCGGTTAAAGAAATGCTTAAGCGATGA
- the LOC106325797 gene encoding probable WRKY transcription factor 36 — protein sequence MIKEEIDSCVHPLDGGMAESDKEVELDATKAKVDKVRVENEKLKLLLSTFLTEYNSLQMHVSNVIRQQHEASMKLDDNGHEDLDVDISLTLGRSEQKISKKEEQVKKIIAENNSINNKEGSEKKIWAHGLGFWIQSFEDLDTNQTMMLDDVSREVKNKNVENKCLSSRKDVKTARNEDQHELLEEHEQPGLKKTRVCVKAPCEDPSINDGCQWRKYGQKTAKTNPLPRAYYRCSMSSNCPVRKQVQRCGEDDTSAYMTTYEGNHDHPLPMEATHMAAGTSAAASLLQSGASSSASLSHFFPFHHFSVSTTNSHPTVTLDLTQPNYDPNQLPNYPLSSSSLSFSSSGRPSPSKSHTLSFSGLRSQAPMNTY from the exons ATGATCAAAGAAGAGATCGATTCATGTGTTCATCCTTTAGATGGTGGTATGGCAGAATCCGATAAG GAAGTGGAGCTTGATGCAACAAAAGCAAAGGTGGATAAAGTAAGAGTAGAAAACGAGAAGTTAAAGCTCTTACTCTCTACGTTCCTTACAGAATACAACTCCCTTCAAATGCATGTCTCCAATGTTATCCGACAACAACATGAAGCTTCTATGAAGCTAGACGATAATGGTCACGAGGATTTGGATGTAGATATATCTCTTACGCTTGGTAGATCAGAGCAGAAAATATCCAAGAAAGAGGAACAAGTAAAGAAAATTATTGCGGAAAATAATTCTATTAATAACAAGGAAGGGTCGGAGAAGAAAATATGGGCGCATGGATTAGGATTTTGGATTCAAAGTTTTGAAGATCTGGATACTAATCAAACCATGATGTTAGATGATGTTTCTAGAGAGGTTAAGAATAAGAACGTGGAAAATAAATGTTTATCTTCCAGGAAAGATGTCAAAACAGCTAGAAATGAAGATCAGCATGAGCTTTTGGAAGAACATGAGCAACCAGGTTTAAAGAAAACTAGGGTTTGTGTAAAAGCCCCATGTGAAGATCCATCA ATAAACGACGGTTGCCAATGGAGGAAATACGGTCAAAAGACTGCAAAAACGAATCCTCTTCCACGAGCCTATTACCGCTGCTCCATGTCCTCAAATTGTCCCGTAAGGAAACAG GTGCAAAGATGCGGAGAAGATGATACATCCGCTTATATGACGACGTACGAAGGAAATCACGATCATCCTCTTCCTATGGAAGCAACTCATATGGCAGCTGGAACTTCTGCTGCCGCCTCCTTACTACAATCTGGCGCCTCTTCTTCAGCGAGCTTAAGCCATTTCTTCCCTTTTCACCACTTCTCTGTCTCCACCACCAACTCCCACCCCACTGTGACACTCGACCTCACACAACCAAACTATGATCCCAATCAATTACCAAACTACCCTCTTTCTTCTTCCTCTCTCAGCTTCTCCTCCTCTGGTCGTCCATCTCCGTCAAAGAGTCACACATTGAGCTTCAGTGGTTTGAGATCACAAGCTCCTATGAATACATATTAA
- the LOC106323634 gene encoding uncharacterized protein LOC106323634, with the protein MANEKFGPHLPMIIEARDIETLYELWGIDYAVEIEAPEDCETPETVRPGHYGAYTSHFQDRGLSFPLPRFLLEALAELGMAFAQMAPNFWRYFLASWIRAREEGLRFGLEELKQRFSIRRNSGFPGTMILAPRPGRSIIDGIPNRDDRWREKFFVFKINQALVGDFDIETIHREWSSEIEPFGSAPMTPELRGLIATLRRGSPQWLAFTVDRIRAAYTLPPGEKRATPVGSVVPIRPGKGRRDKSKLTFFGLKRFECLWVAQFSKYALFRGREKEVLSDRPDESSEAGSIAVPVCGAQREPNTSTGSVGDRALDDEIDSPTHQSQRRALKEINSVSSNSPSSEPPPPLRASGEGTSQVDPSACFPDVQETSSWRFSYDDEVPILENPEGVASI; encoded by the exons ATGGCGAACGAAAAATTCGGTCCTCATCTCCCAATGATCATCGAGGCGAGAGATATCGAGACCCTTTACGAGCTCTGGGGAATCGACTATGCCGTTGAGATCGAAGCACCTGAAGATTGCGAAACTCCGGAGACTGTGAGGCCGGGGCATTATGGGGCCTACACGTCGCATTTCCAAGACAGAGGTTTGTCATTTCCTCTTCCTCGCTTCCTTCTCGAAGCGCTTGCGGAGCTTGGGATGGCTTTTGCCCAGATGGCGCCTAATTTTTGGCGCTATTTTTTGGCTTCGTGGATCCGAGCTAGGGAAGAGGGTCTCAGGTTTGGTCTCGAGGAGTTGAAGCAGCGGTTTTCTATTAGGAGGAACAGTGGCTTCCCCGGAACAATGATTCTTGCTCCTCGGCCTGGCCGTTCTATTATAGACGGTATTCCTAACAGGGATGACCGGTGGAGGGAGAAATTTTTCGTTTTTAAGATTAATCAGGCGTTGGTGGGGGATTTTGATATCGAGACGATCCATAGGGAGTGGTCCAGCGAGATTG AACCCTTCGGTTCTGCGCCAATGACTCCCGAGCTTCGGGGGTTAATCGCCACTTTGCGGCGGGGTAGCCCTCAATGGCTCGCATTCACCGTAGATCGAATTCGAGCTGCTTACACTCTTCCACCGGGTGAAAAACGTGCTACTCCTGTTGGCTCGGTGGTACCTATTCGACCGGGAAAAGGTCGTCGCGATAAGAGTAAGCTGACCTTCTTTGGTTTGAAAAGATTCGAATGTCTATGGGTCGCTCAATTTTCCAAATATGCTTTGTTCAGGGGGAGGGAGAAGGAGGTGCTATCCGACCGTCCTGACGAGTCTTCTGAG GCTGGTTCGATCGCCGTTCCCGTTTGTGGGGCTCAAAGGGAGCCAAACACTTCAACTGGTTCTGTCGGTGATCGAGCTCTCGATGATGAGATTGATTCGCCGACTCACCAAAGCCAACGTCGAGCCCTAAAAGAGATTAATTCGGTGAGTTCTAATTCCCCGAGCTCGGAGCCTCCTCCGCCGTTACGAGCTTCTGGCGAAGGTACTTCGCAGGTCGACCCGAGCGCTTGTTTTCCGGACGTGCAGGAGACCTCTTCGTGGAGATTTTCGTATGACGACGAGGTACCAATCCTTGAGAATCCTGAAGGTGTTGCTTCTATTTAG